The sequence below is a genomic window from Acidobacteriota bacterium.
GTTCTCGAGGCCGACGGTGCGCTGCCGGTGGAGGTCTTCCGCCTGGACGGCCCGGAGCGGCTCGTGTTCGACCTGCCGGGCGTCGTGCTGCCTCCCCGGCTCGTGGGGGCGCGGATCCGCGTCGGCAGCCGCGGGGTCGTCCGCGCACGCCTCGGCCAGTACCGCGAGCCGCCGAACGCGCTGGCGCGTCTGGTGCTCGACCTGACGGAGCCGCACCGGTTCGACGTGATCCCGGAGCCGGGCGGCGTGCGGCTGCGGGTGGCCCCGCAGGACCTCGCCGCTTCGGTCGAGCCGGCGCCCGAGCCCGCGGCGGTGGAGGTTCCGGCGGCCGAGCCGGCGCCCGAGCCCGCGGCGGTGGAGGTTCCGGCGGCCGAGCCGGTGCCCGAGCCCGCGGCGGTGGAGGTTCCGGCGGCCGAGCCGGTGCCCGAGCC
It includes:
- a CDS encoding AMIN domain-containing protein: MTTARRRSRLLQVAIFVACAAAGATLASGTIPYDDRPPLLATQEVPDGVPRASHLNDVALASVAPDGTVELVLEADGALPVEVFRLDGPERLVFDLPGVVLPPRLVGARIRVGSRGVVRARLGQYREPPNALARLVLDLTEPHRFDVIPEPGGVRLRVAPQDLAASVEPAPEPAAVEVPAAEPAPEPAAVEVPAAEPVPEPAAVEVPAAEPVPEP